The Zavarzinella sp. sequence CTGACATCGCGACGTGCTGTTGCTCTCAAACGGGCCACAGCCGCATTAAAACGGCACTCGAAAAAATCGAGGCGTTCCTGGTACTCGTTTCGATCCTTACAAAGTAGTTCCTGGAACTTGTCTAAAACAGCATCTCGGATGTCTAAATCGACAGATTTTTCGGCCACTTGTGACTTCCCAGAGATATGCCGTCCAGGAACCGGAACCGCTTTAAGAACACGCTGCCGAATCGCTGTGAATATCTCACCTTGCACTTCATCATCGCCGTTAAAGAGTGGTCGGCGCAAAAAATAAAGGAGGCATTCAGAAGGGATAGAGTTAACCGTATCATTGGCCTTGACTCGCTTGACAAACTCATTCTTCGTAAGCCGAGACATATCCGAGATGACTACCTCGATTTCGGGAGGACGTGTGTAAATTTGTCCATCCCTCTGCTTTTTTAGTGGCACTAAGTTTATGGAAGTTGTAAGGAGTTTGTTATCTTCAGACTCAGAATTCACTCATGCTCCAATACCCAAATCGAATAATTCTTGCGAATCACTCTCTAATGAAAATTTATGGGCTATTCTAGTTTTCAATAATGTAAAGCAGATTTTTACTTAGTTATAGGATTGAAACTCATTACTTCAAGATAATATCGACATTATTGAAAAATATGAATTCTTTCCAGAGTTTGGCTTAGATATGTTTTTTACGTTTCCATTCTTTGAGCGTGCTGAGTTGATATCTGTTATTCAGATTGCACTTTCTTTATGCAAGGTGGATTCGTTGCTAGTCTGAAGTTCAGAATACTGGGAGAATCCCCCACGGTGGCAAGGCTTCCTTCGGCTCCGGGACACGGTTTCCTCCCCATCTTCCGCGCTTCCATCCATGGTCGCTTGTGCAGACAGGTCCCCTCCGTTGTCCCTGCGGCCATTGACCACCGTTCCCCCCTTTCCGGTCTGCCTCGAATTCGAGCAAGCGCGGGCGCTTGCCCGACATTTTCGTTACTGGGGAGGCAGGTCATGCACACTGCAAAGAAGGATCATTACCAACTGATTACCAGCCGGATCGTCGAACAACTGGAAACCGGTGTTCGACCCTGGCACCAACCATGGAACGCGAAGCATGCAGCGGGTTCCATCACTCGCCCATTACGGTTTAACGGTCAGAAATACCACGGCATTAATGTGGTCGTACTCTGGCTTTCCGGCCTGGAAGGTGGGTTTTCCTGCCCGATCTGGATGACTTTTCAGCAGGCGAAGGAACTCGGAGCCTTTGTCAAGAAAGGCCAGAAAGGCACCACGGTGGTATATGCGAACCAGATTGAAAAGAGTGAAACCGACCCCGAAACCGGAGAGGAAACCACGCAAAGAATCCCTTTCCTGAAGTCGTACACGGTCTTTAATGTGGACCAGATTGAAGGCCTGCCCGCCCACTACTACGCCCGCGAGAAGCAGGAAACCAACGACCAGGACCGACTGAACCACGTGGAGGAGTTTTTCCGCCAGACCCAGGCCACGGTGCAGCACGGTGGCGAGCGGGCTTTCTATCACCCTCGAGCAGATTACATTCAGTTGCCGGAATATGCCACGTTTGACAACCGGGAGCGATATTACAGCACCTTCGCCCATGAAGCCGTGCACTGGACCGGACACGAACGCCGGTTAAATCGCCAGTTGGACAAGAACCGTTTTGGCGATGCAGCGTACAGTATCGAAGAGCTCATTGCGGAACTGGGTGCCGCTTTCCTCTGTGCCGACCTGCAGATTACCCCTGAAGTGATGCCGGAACATGCCAGCTATCTGCAATCCTGGCTTCGCGTACTGAAGGACGATACCCGAGCCATTTTCACGGCAGCCGCCCAAGCAGAAAAAGCCGTTGATTTTCTGCACCAGTTGCAGCCAAGTGCGGAATAATTCCCCCTTTCAGCCCGTTCCTGCCCTTTCCGAACATCGTTGTGGGTTTCTTGTGTTTCTTCAACTGATTTTTCATCCGGTTAATCGGTGCTGGCCGGACACCTCGGCCTAGTGATGGGCACGCTTAAAACCGCCGCCGTGCCGGATCAAGGGGAAAATCGGTTCCCCCTGAGGGTCCCCCCAATTTTCCCCTTGACCGGTGCGCTACGCCACGGACTGAAGCGGTTTTTTGTCGCTGCCATCAGGCCGCGGTGGTCGCGGCCCGTCACTCAACTAAGGAGAAAAAACATGTCTCAAGCAACCAATGATAAATCCCCCAGCATGATTGCCTATCAGGTACGTGACCGTGGCACGGAGAAAGGGATCTGGACCCGCATCGGCAGTGCCTGGTCCCACAAAGATGGCAAAGGCTTCAGCATTCAGCTCGATTCGGTGCCCCTTGATGGCCGCATCACCTTACGTAGTGCTAGCGAAGCCAAAGCATAAGCAATTGTTCCAGCAACATTTTTCAGGAGAATCATCATGAACCACATCGATTTTCATCACATCCAATCCCGCCTTTATGACCTCGCTGTCGAACTGGCCGCAGGCTGCGACCAGGAGTTCGATGCCACCTATGACGAACTGGAACGGCAGTTCGATGAAATCCGCTTTTCCCTGCAACATGCTGAATAAGGAGGTTCCCATGCACTATCGTCTGTTTGTCACCGCAACATTTCCACTGAACGAATCTTCTGAATCGGTGCGGGAACAAGTTTACGACCAGCTCGTCAACGATGAGAGCTTCTGTGGCAGTGGGGGCCGGTTCGGCACCCCACTCTGCGACTGGTTCGTTATCGGTGGTCGCTGGAGTGGCCTGTTCTCCCCGAAACCGGAGTACGAAGCCTACCGCACCGCCGTGCGGAAACTGATCCCCAGTCTGCCCGCAGATCGCTGGTCAGAAAAGGAGATTTTGCAGCACCGCGATACCCTGGAGCAGGTTTGGAAGGATCTGGGTGGGCAGGATTGTTCCCCCTACTTCCGCAACAGCACCTGTCTGATTGGTTACGATGATGATGCCTTTGTGCTGGATCAGTCAACCATGGACCGCTGGCTGGAACCGTATTTGGGTATGGAAATCTACCGGGATGCCAATCACTGCGAGTTCGTCGACCTCGATGGCCACCTGTTGTTACGCCATTCGGTGGGTCAGAAATGGCTCATTATCATCGATTACCACAACTAAGGAGAATGCCATGAAAATCACCATTCAAGAGATTGCCCGTCATCGCAATGGCATCAGTGGAACACCGTTCCACGTGGTCCGCTTCGCTGACCCCACGGAAGGTGACATGCTGGGGATTGTTTTTCCTCAGCCCCACCATGTGGCGGTGCTGCACCTGGGACTGCTCGCCAAGGGGAATATTGCCTTTGGCAGCAATTCCTGGCGTGGCGACAACTACGAACCAGTGCTGCGACACGCCATCGAGCAGTGGGAAAGAATCGAATTTGTAACCCTTTTCGCAGGAGAATAACCATGCAATCCAACATCATTGTCAATCCGTTCTACTCTGCTCGAACTGGCAACCAGTACGAGCCACAGCTAAGGGGTGTCATCGACCATTTGGAAAGGAGGGACCAATGACCCAGGCACACCAAATTGCCATTGTCTGGCAGATCGACGATGTGCGGGAAGTTCGCCCCGATCTTAGCAATGACCAATGCTGGCAGGTGTTACAAGCCTGCAAACGGAACCATGATGCTACGGTGGGCATCAATTGGGACGTAATCCGTATCACTGCCAACCATCTGTTTGAACCCCAATCAGGAGAATAACCATGCAATCCAATATCATTGTCAATCCGTTCTATGCCGCCCGTACCGGTGACCAACCCACTCCCAGTGTGCGGTATGCCAAACTGCCAGCCGCTCCGCTAAATGGTAGTCCTGTGCCCCACTTAACAAGTCTCTACCACTGGCACCGAGCGGGAGAGTATGGTGACCGACGCTACCCGGGCAATTGTGGTGGCAATCTGATCAAAGACCTGCTGAACTATTTTCAGCCCCGAAAGGTGCTCGACCCGATGCGGGGATCGGGCACCTGTGCCGATGTCTGCCGGGAATTGCAGATTCCCTATCTGGAATTCGACATTCACCTCGGCTTTGATGCCTGTGATCCCACTCATTTTGCCAAACTGCCCGAAGTCGATTTCATCTGGAGCCATCCTGCCTATTGGCGCATGAAACTCTACAGCCATGATCCCCGGGACTTGTCACGGGCTGCCACGCTGGAAGAATTTCTCCAACGCTATGGCCAGTTCATCCGTAATTGTGCCAGCAAACTCACCCCCGGGGGCAAGTTGGCCATCCTAATGGGTGACTACCAGGACAAGGAGATTGGCTACGTCCCCCTCACCTATCACACGAAACGACTGGCGTTTGCTGCCGGTTTGCAGCAGCACTGCACCGACATCATCCGCTTTAGCCATGGTGCCAGCAGTAGCCGAAAACGCTACCGCTCGGCATTCATCCCCGGCCTGCACGATACCTGCATGATTTTCCAGAAAGAAAGGACCGCCCAATGACCATCATCACCCTCACTGAAGACCAGTTCGACGACCAGTTTCCGTTACTGGCCAACCACCTGAACAGCATGGCGGGCTGGGCCATTGGCGACTAGTCTGGCTGCATGTTCGAAACCTATGGGCCAGAACTGGTGTTCGTTCGGCAACAGCCTACTGACCGCATCTGGACGCTGGTCGATACCGACCACGGCCTGGTGCTGGTCAGTGGCTTCCACACGGTCAACCGCGTGGGTTACCTGATCAGCACGGTGCCGGTGCCCGCAGGTCAGCAGTACGAAGTTCCACTCGACGAGTAGCACCCAACCGCAAGGAAACACCTCAGAGGTGGGCCATCGGCTCACCTCTTTTTTTGTTCCCACGTGCGGGAAAGCCCTACGAGAATGAGCGAATCTTAATCTGTACGCCCATTCATATATGAGCGATTCCTCAGATTTTGCATGATATTCCAACGATCATGAGAATATTGATAGACCGACGAAGAGAGGACACATAAATGTGTCAGACATCTTCCCTATGCAGGGCATAGGAAGGTTTTCCACTGGAAAACTGGCTTTTGGTGCGGTCAACCTGCCAGACTTTCCACTGGAAAGTTGACAGCAAAACCTGCCAGCCAAATGCACCGCCTGCCATCTGGCTTTCTGGATTGCCAACGTGCTGGCAAGCATGTTGACATGCTGACAAGATTGTTTTTCCAACAACAATTCTACTTGCAAACAACCCAACAAGCCAACAAACTGGCCAGCTTGCCCCGTGGCATTCTGGTCACAGTGCTGGCCATTCCGCTGGCAACGGTGTTTTTCTGCTTGCTGGAAGGACAGTTTCTCGGCAAGCTGCCAGTCATGATTATTGCCATTGCCAATTCAAAAGGTGGGGTAGGGAAAAGCACGCTGGCAGTGCATCTTGCCGCCTGGCTACACACCCAGGGACACAAGGTCATTCTGGCTGACTGCGATACCCAGCAGTCATCTTCGGTCTGGATCAAAGAGGCAGCACCCGAAGTAACCACCATTCGGTTGCAGGATCCGGAAGATATTTTGCAGGAATTACCGCAACTTCGCAATGAAGCCGATTTTGTCATCGCGGATGGGCCGGGAAGCAACACGGAAACCAGTCGGGCATTATTATTACGGGCCGATCTGGCACTCGTACCGTGCAAAGCATCCATGCTCGAAGTGCGGGCACTCGCCAAAGCCACGGAAGTATTACGCACCAGTCAGGATATCCGCCACGGACGACCAGAAGCGATCATTATTCTCAGCATGGTGGGGAAAAATTATCGGCTCACCAAAGATATGCAGGATGCTGCCAGGCCTTAAATCTGCCAGTAGCGAAACAGGCGTTGATTTTACGCCAGGTCTATGCGGATGCCCCGGTCAGGGACACCGTTGTCTGGCAGATGGGGAGCAGAGCAGTAGAGACTTCAAAGAGGTGCAGGCGATCTTCCGAGAAATCCTGCCCCAGGCAATCAAAACCAAAAGGAGGGCATGATGGCTGAACGTCGACCGCTGGTAGAAGGCCTGCAAACCATCGAAGAGGTGGAGAAATCGTTCGTTTATGGTGGGAAGGTCAAAAAAGAAGAAGTGGCTGCTCTGGTGGCCACGCCTGCAGCTACTTCTGCACCGGTACCGGCTCCGGTTTCCATGTATGGTGCGGGACGCATTCCATTGACCACGCGGGTGAAACCGGAATTAGCCAGCAGTCTCAAGCGTATCTCGCTGGAACGCCAACTGGCTGGCATCCAGCCATGTTCGATGCAGGACATCGTGGAAGAGGCCCTTGAACTATGGCTGGTGAGACAAAATCAGGGAAAAATATAAAAGCTGGATAGCATTTCTAGGATAAAAACATGTACTGGTGAAAGCTACAAATAGCAAACTAAGTCTAGAAACTGCGATCTGGTAAACTTTGGGCAATCAAAGATGACAATATATCCAAAAGGGAGGCATCCTGGAGCCGTATGGAAGAAAACTGACTTCCAGATTCACACTCCAAGAGATCCACAATGGTCTGGAAGCCTTCCAATGGCTGGAGGTACCGACCAAGATGAGGCTACCAGACAGGGTTGGATGGATAACTTTATTAAGACCTGTATAGAAAAGGGCCTGCATGCTATTGCAATTACTGACCACCACGATTTCTGCTTTGTCGAATATGCCCAGAAATCTATTGAGAAACTTCCACTGGGCACTGCAAAGCCTTGGTTATTCCCTGGAATCGAGATAACATGCAACGATGCAGTACAGTGTATTATGTTATTTGATTCGACGACAGGGTGGGATGATTGGCTGAGAGTCTATGGAGGCCATCTAAATTCAATAACAAGACCGGATAGAAATGCCCCAACAGCTCCCCAAGCTATGCATTGCGGCAAAGATATTGCACCATTTATTGAAGGCATTGCAAAAGATGCATACCTAAGTAAATGCACCTTGATTTTACCACACGCAAGCAATCATGGTGCTCACAAGAGTATGATGAGGCATGGATTCAGCAAACGATTTCAAGAACTACCATTTGATGGTGTGTATTCTGATAAAGCGTTCAGTCAGCTGGACGAGTCAACAAAAAGAAAAATTTGGGGACTGGACCCTAACTGGGGCTTTAGAAGAAAAGGAATTTTGCCTACTGGCGATAATCGCTCTGCTGGTTATGAAAAACTAGGTGCCCACACATGCTGGGTAAGATTGGGCGAACCTACCACCGAATCTCTTAGACAGGCATTGCTGGCTGATGAAGCCCGTATTACCTACGAAAATCCATCATTGCCATCGCAGCGAGTACTAGAACTTCGAGTTAATTCCACCTTATGTGGTGAAAGCTTTGAGCTGGTAATTAACGATGGTTTTACAGCTCTCATTGGCGGAAGGGGATCAGGAAAGTCTGCTATTTTAGAGTATCTTCGATTTGGATTGGGGCGCAGTGCAATCGATACCGAAACTGACGATGAGGCAGAACGCGAAAGGGAAAAGAGTCTAATTGAGCAGACACTTGCTCATGGATATGTCGAGGTAATACTCGACCGCGATGGTGTCATCGAAACGTGGAAAAGAACCTATGATGAGCGGGAATACATTTTCGTTACCGTCAAAGGGGTAGATCCGGAGCGCATAACGATAGCTACAGCTCAAGAGCGTTTCAGAGCGCGTGCTTTCTATCAAAAACAGCTATCAACCCTAGTCCGCGGAAAAAATGCGGTCGATCAAATTACCGGAATTGCCGCTGCTGAATTCTTGGATGCAAGAAGACAAATAGAGCAGGACTTAGGTGCTGCAAAACGTGAGATAAAAACAGCCCTACAGGAAACCATTAAGTATTGGATTGCCGAATCAGAGTATAATGCGGCAAAAAACAGCGTGGCTGATTTGCGTCGCCGATTGGCTGCCATTATAAAACGGTTGGAAGAGTCCGGTCTAACACCAGCTAATCAGGCAATTCTAGAGAAAGCACCCAGTTATAAAAGCACTACGGCACTGTTCTCCGAATTGGGTGAATTAGTTGAATATGATCTTTCAAGTATTCAAACACTGGAAACTGAATTCCAATCCCTAGATACTTCTCAATGGATTGATGTAGCTCAGTTTGATGAAGCGCAAGCAATGAAAATGTTTGTCGATCAAACTAGGGGCGATGTCACAAAGAAAATTGCGGAAATAAAGGCTTTTCTTGCTACGATTGAAGCCAAACGAAAAGAGCTATCCGGAGCATTTAAGGTAAAAGCTGATGCCTTTGAAACGCAACATAGTTCAGCGATTCAACAGCAAGCAAGCCTGCAAACTTTAATTGCCGAATCTCAGAAATTGAATGCCGAATTACAGCAGGCTGAGGCTAGAGAACGCAAAGCAGAGTCCGCGTTAAAACTGATGGAGAGAAACCTAGAAAAGCTAGTTAAATCACGACATCAGCTACATGATGTTCTGGTAGCAAAAGCTGCTATTCTTAAGCAGGCTGCTGACAAAGTAGCGGCAATGCCTGATAATTTCTTGAGGGCTAAGGCTGTACGGGAAAACCAGCCGCGCGAATTTATTGCTGCCGTACAGCAGATTTGCGAAAATCAGCGAATCAGAGATTTAGAGGATAAATGCCTTTCCCTTATTGAAAACATTTTGAAGTCTGATGAAGAATATGGCTGGAGCCAAATCTGCGACAAAATGCTCGATGTGTATAAGCATAAAATGCTAAGCGGCGAGAATATGGAGCCGGGTGAACATATCATCACAATTATCAAGGAATCTTTTGCTTTCTCAGGATCTGAACTGACACCCTCGCAGTTAGCAGGAATTTATGCAAAAATTGATGATGCAAAAATATCTAATATGCTCACTTCTACACCTGAAGACTATATCATGTTTGAGTATAATGATCGCGGAAGCTTTATCCCATTTAAGCAGGCGTCTGAAGGTCAGCAAGCTGCTGCATTGCTAAACCTTCTTTTAAGACAGGAGGCTGGGACTCTTATTATCGATCAGCCTGAAGACGATTTAGATAACAAAGTTATTATGAGCATTGTCAAACTCCTTCAAACCACAAAGAGGACACGCCAAATTTTCTTAGCAACACATAATCCTAACTTTGTTGTAAACGGCGATGCTGACAAGGTTGTAGCCTTGATTTCGGGAGGTGATCCTGACGTAACGGGAGTTCAGACTTCTAACTCTCGAATCGAGATAGAAATCGATGGAGCGATAGAAACGCCAGAAGTTAGAAGAATCATTACTGAAGTAATGGAAGGTGGTAAGAAAGCATTTGAATTAAGAAGCAGGAAGTATGACTTTAAACTTGTTTAAGTAGTCTATTCAATCAAATTCTTGCAACCTCAATCAACCTGATCACTTTGGGGCACCGCGTTTCTCATACCATTTCCGGCAGAAGCCGATGAACGCTTTATCGGCATGGTGGGGAGGTTCGGTGATCCATTCCCGCCATTGCTGCTCCAGATAGTAAATATCCCAGCCGGGTGCCACAGTGCGGGCATCGTGGTAGGTTTCCGCCTTCAGAGGAGGTACCAGCACCTCAGGAAGCAGTTCTACTTCCTCCACCACGCTGCGGTTCTGAAAGACGACCAGATCGTCCTGTAACAGGACTGCATAATCGGGGATATGTGCGTGCTGCTGGTCTTCCTCAA is a genomic window containing:
- a CDS encoding zincin-like metallopeptidase domain-containing protein: MHTAKKDHYQLITSRIVEQLETGVRPWHQPWNAKHAAGSITRPLRFNGQKYHGINVVVLWLSGLEGGFSCPIWMTFQQAKELGAFVKKGQKGTTVVYANQIEKSETDPETGEETTQRIPFLKSYTVFNVDQIEGLPAHYYAREKQETNDQDRLNHVEEFFRQTQATVQHGGERAFYHPRADYIQLPEYATFDNRERYYSTFAHEAVHWTGHERRLNRQLDKNRFGDAAYSIEELIAELGAAFLCADLQITPEVMPEHASYLQSWLRVLKDDTRAIFTAAAQAEKAVDFLHQLQPSAE
- a CDS encoding AAA family ATPase, whose translation is MTAKPASQMHRLPSGFLDCQRAGKHVDMLTRLFFQQQFYLQTTQQANKLASLPRGILVTVLAIPLATVFFCLLEGQFLGKLPVMIIAIANSKGGVGKSTLAVHLAAWLHTQGHKVILADCDTQQSSSVWIKEAAPEVTTIRLQDPEDILQELPQLRNEADFVIADGPGSNTETSRALLLRADLALVPCKASMLEVRALAKATEVLRTSQDIRHGRPEAIIILSMVGKNYRLTKDMQDAARP
- a CDS encoding AAA family ATPase, whose protein sequence is MAGGTDQDEATRQGWMDNFIKTCIEKGLHAIAITDHHDFCFVEYAQKSIEKLPLGTAKPWLFPGIEITCNDAVQCIMLFDSTTGWDDWLRVYGGHLNSITRPDRNAPTAPQAMHCGKDIAPFIEGIAKDAYLSKCTLILPHASNHGAHKSMMRHGFSKRFQELPFDGVYSDKAFSQLDESTKRKIWGLDPNWGFRRKGILPTGDNRSAGYEKLGAHTCWVRLGEPTTESLRQALLADEARITYENPSLPSQRVLELRVNSTLCGESFELVINDGFTALIGGRGSGKSAILEYLRFGLGRSAIDTETDDEAEREREKSLIEQTLAHGYVEVILDRDGVIETWKRTYDEREYIFVTVKGVDPERITIATAQERFRARAFYQKQLSTLVRGKNAVDQITGIAAAEFLDARRQIEQDLGAAKREIKTALQETIKYWIAESEYNAAKNSVADLRRRLAAIIKRLEESGLTPANQAILEKAPSYKSTTALFSELGELVEYDLSSIQTLETEFQSLDTSQWIDVAQFDEAQAMKMFVDQTRGDVTKKIAEIKAFLATIEAKRKELSGAFKVKADAFETQHSSAIQQQASLQTLIAESQKLNAELQQAEARERKAESALKLMERNLEKLVKSRHQLHDVLVAKAAILKQAADKVAAMPDNFLRAKAVRENQPREFIAAVQQICENQRIRDLEDKCLSLIENILKSDEEYGWSQICDKMLDVYKHKMLSGENMEPGEHIITIIKESFAFSGSELTPSQLAGIYAKIDDAKISNMLTSTPEDYIMFEYNDRGSFIPFKQASEGQQAAALLNLLLRQEAGTLIIDQPEDDLDNKVIMSIVKLLQTTKRTRQIFLATHNPNFVVNGDADKVVALISGGDPDVTGVQTSNSRIEIEIDGAIETPEVRRIITEVMEGGKKAFELRSRKYDFKLV